Proteins found in one Strix uralensis isolate ZFMK-TIS-50842 chromosome 21, bStrUra1, whole genome shotgun sequence genomic segment:
- the KCNT1 gene encoding potassium channel subfamily T member 1 isoform X3, whose amino-acid sequence MPFAGEERSLQGIYKPAGPAEGRAAGGAAGWTECYTNRSFVYDDGNAHRLSSPGGCGDGGGSCKSSGVILDIAALKMTELESEVLPLPPRYRFRDLLLGDQSFQSDDRVQVEFYVNENTFKERLKLFFIKNQRSSLRIRLFNFSLKLLTCLLYIVRVLLDNPEEGIGCWECEKQNYTAFNQSTKINWSHIFWVDRKMPLWAVQVSIALISFLETMLLIYLSYKGNIWEQIFRISFILEMINTVPFIITIFWPPLRNLFIPVFLNCWLAKYALENMINDLHRAIQRTQSAMFNQVLILICTLLCLVFTGTCGIQHLERAGEKLSLFKSFYFCIVTFSTVGYGDVTPKIWPSQLLVVIMICVALVVLPLQFEELVYLWMERQKSGGNYSRHRAQTEKHVVLCVSSLKIDLLMDFLNEFYAHPRLQDYYVVILCPTEMDIQVRRVLQIPLWSQRVIYLQGSALKDQDLMRAKMDNGEACFILSSRNEVDRTAADHQTILRAWAVKDFAPNCPLYVQILKPENKFHVKFADHVVCEEECKYAMLALNCVCPATSTLITLLVHTSRGQEGQESPEQWQRMYGRCSGNEVYHIRMGDSKFFMEYEGKSFTYAAFHAHKKYGVCLIGIRREENKSILLNPGPRHIMAASDTCFYINITKEENSAFIFKQEEKQKKKGFAGRGTYDGPSRLPVHSIIASMVAMDLQNTECRPTNSSKLALPAENGSGNRRPSIAPVLELADTSSLLPCDLLSDQSEDEMTQSDEEGSAVVEYVKGYPPNSPYIGSSPTLCHLLPEKAPFCCLRLDKGCKHNSFEDAKAYGFKNKLIIVSAETAGNGLYNFIVPLRAYYRSRKELNPIVLLLDNKPEHHFLEAICCFPMVYYMEGTIDNLDSLLQCGIIYADNLVVVDKESTMSAEEDYMADAKTIVNVQTMFRLFPSLSIITELTHPSNMRFMQFRAKDSYSLALSKLEKKERENGSNLAFMFRLPFAAGRVFSISMLDTLLYQSFVKDYMITITRLLLGLDTTPGSGYLCAMKITEDDLWIRTYGRLFQKLCSSSAEIPIGIYRTESHMFATSEPHDIRAQSQISINVEDCEDTKDVKEHWGIKTSHHRNSCSSDQSEHPLLRRKSMQWARRLSRKGNKHSSKTAEWISQQRLSLYRRSERQELSELVKNRMKHLGLPTTGYEDVANLTASDVMNRVNLGYLQDEMNDHQNTLSYVLINPPPDTRLELNDIVYLIRSDPLAHVANDGHSRKSSCSNKLGSCNPETRDETQL is encoded by the exons GGTGCAGGTCGAGTTCTACGTCAATGAAAACACCTTCAAGGAGCGGCTGAAACTCTTCTTCATCAAAAACCAGCGATCGA GCCTGAGGATCCGGCTCTTCAACTTCTCACTGAAGCTGCTCACCTGCCTCCTGTACATCGTCCGCGTCCTGCTCGACAACCCCGAGGAGGGCATAGGCTG CTGGGAATGCGAAAAGCAGAATTACACAGCCTTCAACCAGTCCACGAAGATAAACTG GTCACACATCTTCTGGGTGGATAGGAAAATGCCACTGTGGGCTGTGCAG GTCAGCATCGCTTTAATCAGCTTTCTGGAGACCATGCTGCTCATCTATCTCAGCTACAAG GGAAACATCTGGGAACAGATTTTTCGCATTTCGTTCATCCTTGAGATGATCAACACGGTGCCATTTATTATCACG ATATTCTGGCCTCCTTTGCGGAATTTGTTCATTCCCGTGTTTCTGAACTGCTGGCTCGCCAAGTACGCCCTGGAGAACATGATT AACGACCTGCACCGTGCCATACAGAGGACCCAGTCTGCGATGTTTAACCAGGTGCTCATTCTGATCTGCACCCTCCTGTGTCTTGTTTTCACGGG GACCTGTGGCATCCAGcatttagaaagagcaggtgagAAGCTCTCCCTCTTCAAGTCCTTCTATTTCTGCATCGTCACCTTTTCCACTGTGGGCTATGGAGACGTGACACCAAAGATCTGGCCTTCCCAGCTCCTCGTCGTGATAATGATTTGTGTCGCCCTGGTTGTGCTGCCGCTCCAG TTTGAGGAGCTCGTCTACCTGTGGATGGAGCGGCAGAAGTCGGGAGGCAATTACAGCCGTCACCGTGCCCAGACAGAGAAACACGTCGTCCTTTGTGTCAGCTCCCTCAAGATCGATCTCCTCATGGACTTCCTCAACGAGTTTTACGCCCACCCGCGTCTGCAG GATTACTACGTGGTGATACTTTGCCCAACAGAGATGGACATCCAGGTGCGGCGGGTCCTGCAGATCCCTCTGTGGTCGCAGAGAGTGATTTACCTCCAGGGCTCTGCGCTGAAGGATCAGGACCTCATGAGAGCCAA GATGGACAACGGAGAAGCCTGCTTCATTCTCAGCAGCCGAAACGAGGTGGACCGCACCGCGGCG GACCACCAGACCATTCTGAGAGCCTGGGCTGTGAAAGATTTTGCTCCAAACTGTCCTCTCTATGTTCAGATCCTAAAGCCTGAAAACAAGTTTCATGTCAAGTTTGCCG ATCATGTTGTCTGTGAAGAGGAGTGCAAATACGCCATGCTGGCGCTGAACTGCGTCTGCCCTGCCACCTCCACCCTCATCACACTGCTGGTGCACACCTCTCGAGGCCA GGAGGGCCAGGAGTCCCCGGAGCAGTGGCAGCGGATGTATGGGCGCTGCTCGGGCAACGAGGTCTACCACATCCGGATGGGCGACAGCAAGTTCTTCATGGAGTATGAGGGGAAGAGCTTCACCTACGCCGCCTTCCACGCGCACAAGAA GTATGGCGTCTGCCTGATCGGCATCCGAAGGGAAGAGAACAAGAGCATCCTGCTGAACCCCGGCCCGCGGCACATCATGGCAGCGTCTGACACCTGCTTTTACATCAACATCACCAAAGAGGAGAACTCCGCTTTCATTTTCaagcaggaggagaagcagaagaagaagGGCTTTGCGGGGAGAGGCACCTACGACGGCCCATCCCGCCTGCCTGTGCACAGCATCATCGCCAGCATGG TAGCCATGGACCTGCAAAACACAGAGTGCCGCCCCACTAACAGCAGCAAGCTGGCGCTGCCGGCGGAGAACGGCTCCGGCAACCGCCGGCCCAGCATCGCGCCCGTCCTCGAGCTGGCCGACACCTCGTCCCTGCTGCCCTGCGACCTGCTCAGCGACCAGTCGGAGGACGAGATGACACAGTCGGACGAGGAGGGGTCGGCGGTTGTGGA GTATGTGAAAGGCTACCCACCGAACTCCCCCTACATCGGGAGCTCCCCGACTCTTTGCCACCTTTTACCCGAGAAAGCCCCATTCTGCTGCCTGAGGCTGGACAAG GGCTGCAAGCACAACAGCTTTGAAGATGCCAAAGCCTACGGGTTTAAGAACAAACTGATTATCGTTTCGGCTGAGACAGCTGGGAACGGACTGTATAACTTCATTGTCCCCCTTCGTGCGTACTATCGGTCCCGCAAAGAGTTGAACCCGATTGTGTTGCTGCTGGACAACAA GCCCGAGCACCACTTTCTGGAAGCCATCTGTTGTTTCCCCATGGTTTACTACATGGAGGGTACGATCGACAA CCTGGACAGCTTGCTGCAGTGTGGCATCATCTACGCTGACAACCTGGTGGTTGTGGACAAGGAGAGCACGATGAGCGCCGAGGAGGACTACATGGCTGATGCAAAGACGATTGTCAATGTCCAGACCATGTTCAG GCTCTTCCCCAGCCTCAGCATTATCACAGAGCTGACCCACCCCTCCAACATGAGGTTCATGCAGTTCAGAGCAAAGGACAGTTACTCTCTTGCCCTTTCTAAGCTAGAAAAG AAAGAGCGAGAGAACggctccaacctggccttcatGTTCCGGCTGCCGTTCGCGGCTGGGAGGGTCTTCAGCATCAGCATGCTGGACACGCTGCTCTACCAG TCATTCGTGAAGGACTACATGATCACCATCACTCGGTTGCTGCTGGGCCTCGACACCACGCCGGGCTCCGGCTACCTCTGTGCG ATGAAGATCACTGAAGATGACCTGTGGATCCGGACGTACGGTCGGCTCTTCCAGAAGCTCTGCTCTTCCAGCGCGGAGATCCCCATCGGGATTTACAGGACGGAGTCACACATGTTCGCAACCTCGGAG CCCCACGACATCAGAGCGCAG TCACAGATCTCAATCAACGTTGAGGACTGCGAGGACACGAAGGACGTCAAGGAGCACTGGGGCATCAAGACCAGCCACCACAGGAACTCGTGCTCCAGCGACCAGTCCGAGCACCCGCTGTTGCGGCGCAAGAGCATGCAGTGGGCCCGCCGGCTGAGCAGAAAGGGCAACAAACACTCCAGTAAGACGGCCGAGTGGATCAGCCAGCAGCGCCTCAGCCTCTACCGGCGCTCCGAGAGGCAGGAGCTTTCCGAGCTCGTCAAAAACCGTATGAAGCACCTGGGCTTGCCCACAACCGGCTACG AGGATGTAGCAAATTTAACAGCCAGTGATGTGATGAATCGGGTAAACCTGGGATATTTGCAAG ATGAGATGAACGACCACCAGAACACCTTGTCCTACGTCCTGATCAATCCCCCTCCGGACACGCGACTGGAGCTCAATGACATCGT GTACCTGATCCGCTCCGACCCGCTGGCCCACGTGGCCAACGATGGCCACAGCCGCAAGAGCAGCTGCAGCAACAAGCTGGGCTCCTGCAACCCCGAAACACGCGATGAGacccagctgtga
- the KCNT1 gene encoding potassium channel subfamily T member 1 isoform X2, whose protein sequence is MPFAGEERSLQGIYKPAGPAEGRAAGGAAGWTECYTNRSFVYDDGNAHRLSSPGGCGDGGGSCKSSGVILDIAALKMTELESEVLPLPPRYRFRDLLLGDQSFQSDDRVQVEFYVNENTFKERLKLFFIKNQRSSLRIRLFNFSLKLLTCLLYIVRVLLDNPEEGIGCWECEKQNYTAFNQSTKINWSHIFWVDRKMPLWAVQVSIALISFLETMLLIYLSYKGNIWEQIFRISFILEMINTVPFIITIFWPPLRNLFIPVFLNCWLAKYALENMINDLHRAIQRTQSAMFNQVLILICTLLCLVFTGTCGIQHLERAGEKLSLFKSFYFCIVTFSTVGYGDVTPKIWPSQLLVVIMICVALVVLPLQFEELVYLWMERQKSGGNYSRHRAQTEKHVVLCVSSLKIDLLMDFLNEFYAHPRLQDYYVVILCPTEMDIQVRRVLQIPLWSQRVIYLQGSALKDQDLMRAKMDNGEACFILSSRNEVDRTAADHQTILRAWAVKDFAPNCPLYVQILKPENKFHVKFADHVVCEEECKYAMLALNCVCPATSTLITLLVHTSRGQEGQESPEQWQRMYGRCSGNEVYHIRMGDSKFFMEYEGKSFTYAAFHAHKKYGVCLIGIRREENKSILLNPGPRHIMAASDTCFYINITKEENSAFIFKQEEKQKKKGFAGRGTYDGPSRLPVHSIIASMGTVAMDLQNTECRPTNSSKLALPAENGSGNRRPSIAPVLELADTSSLLPCDLLSDQSEDEMTQSDEEGSAVVEYVKGYPPNSPYIGSSPTLCHLLPEKAPFCCLRLDKGCKHNSFEDAKAYGFKNKLIIVSAETAGNGLYNFIVPLRAYYRSRKELNPIVLLLDNKPEHHFLEAICCFPMVYYMEGTIDNLDSLLQCGIIYADNLVVVDKESTMSAEEDYMADAKTIVNVQTMFRLFPSLSIITELTHPSNMRFMQFRAKDSYSLALSKLEKKERENGSNLAFMFRLPFAAGRVFSISMLDTLLYQSFVKDYMITITRLLLGLDTTPGSGYLCAMKITEDDLWIRTYGRLFQKLCSSSAEIPIGIYRTESHMFATSEPHDIRAQISINVEDCEDTKDVKEHWGIKTSHHRNSCSSDQSEHPLLRRKSMQWARRLSRKGNKHSSKTAEWISQQRLSLYRRSERQELSELVKNRMKHLGLPTTGYEDVANLTASDVMNRVNLGYLQDEMNDHQNTLSYVLINPPPDTRLELNDIVYLIRSDPLAHVANDGHSRKSSCSNKLGSCNPETRDETQL, encoded by the exons GGTGCAGGTCGAGTTCTACGTCAATGAAAACACCTTCAAGGAGCGGCTGAAACTCTTCTTCATCAAAAACCAGCGATCGA GCCTGAGGATCCGGCTCTTCAACTTCTCACTGAAGCTGCTCACCTGCCTCCTGTACATCGTCCGCGTCCTGCTCGACAACCCCGAGGAGGGCATAGGCTG CTGGGAATGCGAAAAGCAGAATTACACAGCCTTCAACCAGTCCACGAAGATAAACTG GTCACACATCTTCTGGGTGGATAGGAAAATGCCACTGTGGGCTGTGCAG GTCAGCATCGCTTTAATCAGCTTTCTGGAGACCATGCTGCTCATCTATCTCAGCTACAAG GGAAACATCTGGGAACAGATTTTTCGCATTTCGTTCATCCTTGAGATGATCAACACGGTGCCATTTATTATCACG ATATTCTGGCCTCCTTTGCGGAATTTGTTCATTCCCGTGTTTCTGAACTGCTGGCTCGCCAAGTACGCCCTGGAGAACATGATT AACGACCTGCACCGTGCCATACAGAGGACCCAGTCTGCGATGTTTAACCAGGTGCTCATTCTGATCTGCACCCTCCTGTGTCTTGTTTTCACGGG GACCTGTGGCATCCAGcatttagaaagagcaggtgagAAGCTCTCCCTCTTCAAGTCCTTCTATTTCTGCATCGTCACCTTTTCCACTGTGGGCTATGGAGACGTGACACCAAAGATCTGGCCTTCCCAGCTCCTCGTCGTGATAATGATTTGTGTCGCCCTGGTTGTGCTGCCGCTCCAG TTTGAGGAGCTCGTCTACCTGTGGATGGAGCGGCAGAAGTCGGGAGGCAATTACAGCCGTCACCGTGCCCAGACAGAGAAACACGTCGTCCTTTGTGTCAGCTCCCTCAAGATCGATCTCCTCATGGACTTCCTCAACGAGTTTTACGCCCACCCGCGTCTGCAG GATTACTACGTGGTGATACTTTGCCCAACAGAGATGGACATCCAGGTGCGGCGGGTCCTGCAGATCCCTCTGTGGTCGCAGAGAGTGATTTACCTCCAGGGCTCTGCGCTGAAGGATCAGGACCTCATGAGAGCCAA GATGGACAACGGAGAAGCCTGCTTCATTCTCAGCAGCCGAAACGAGGTGGACCGCACCGCGGCG GACCACCAGACCATTCTGAGAGCCTGGGCTGTGAAAGATTTTGCTCCAAACTGTCCTCTCTATGTTCAGATCCTAAAGCCTGAAAACAAGTTTCATGTCAAGTTTGCCG ATCATGTTGTCTGTGAAGAGGAGTGCAAATACGCCATGCTGGCGCTGAACTGCGTCTGCCCTGCCACCTCCACCCTCATCACACTGCTGGTGCACACCTCTCGAGGCCA GGAGGGCCAGGAGTCCCCGGAGCAGTGGCAGCGGATGTATGGGCGCTGCTCGGGCAACGAGGTCTACCACATCCGGATGGGCGACAGCAAGTTCTTCATGGAGTATGAGGGGAAGAGCTTCACCTACGCCGCCTTCCACGCGCACAAGAA GTATGGCGTCTGCCTGATCGGCATCCGAAGGGAAGAGAACAAGAGCATCCTGCTGAACCCCGGCCCGCGGCACATCATGGCAGCGTCTGACACCTGCTTTTACATCAACATCACCAAAGAGGAGAACTCCGCTTTCATTTTCaagcaggaggagaagcagaagaagaagGGCTTTGCGGGGAGAGGCACCTACGACGGCCCATCCCGCCTGCCTGTGCACAGCATCATCGCCAGCATGG GTACAGTAGCCATGGACCTGCAAAACACAGAGTGCCGCCCCACTAACAGCAGCAAGCTGGCGCTGCCGGCGGAGAACGGCTCCGGCAACCGCCGGCCCAGCATCGCGCCCGTCCTCGAGCTGGCCGACACCTCGTCCCTGCTGCCCTGCGACCTGCTCAGCGACCAGTCGGAGGACGAGATGACACAGTCGGACGAGGAGGGGTCGGCGGTTGTGGA GTATGTGAAAGGCTACCCACCGAACTCCCCCTACATCGGGAGCTCCCCGACTCTTTGCCACCTTTTACCCGAGAAAGCCCCATTCTGCTGCCTGAGGCTGGACAAG GGCTGCAAGCACAACAGCTTTGAAGATGCCAAAGCCTACGGGTTTAAGAACAAACTGATTATCGTTTCGGCTGAGACAGCTGGGAACGGACTGTATAACTTCATTGTCCCCCTTCGTGCGTACTATCGGTCCCGCAAAGAGTTGAACCCGATTGTGTTGCTGCTGGACAACAA GCCCGAGCACCACTTTCTGGAAGCCATCTGTTGTTTCCCCATGGTTTACTACATGGAGGGTACGATCGACAA CCTGGACAGCTTGCTGCAGTGTGGCATCATCTACGCTGACAACCTGGTGGTTGTGGACAAGGAGAGCACGATGAGCGCCGAGGAGGACTACATGGCTGATGCAAAGACGATTGTCAATGTCCAGACCATGTTCAG GCTCTTCCCCAGCCTCAGCATTATCACAGAGCTGACCCACCCCTCCAACATGAGGTTCATGCAGTTCAGAGCAAAGGACAGTTACTCTCTTGCCCTTTCTAAGCTAGAAAAG AAAGAGCGAGAGAACggctccaacctggccttcatGTTCCGGCTGCCGTTCGCGGCTGGGAGGGTCTTCAGCATCAGCATGCTGGACACGCTGCTCTACCAG TCATTCGTGAAGGACTACATGATCACCATCACTCGGTTGCTGCTGGGCCTCGACACCACGCCGGGCTCCGGCTACCTCTGTGCG ATGAAGATCACTGAAGATGACCTGTGGATCCGGACGTACGGTCGGCTCTTCCAGAAGCTCTGCTCTTCCAGCGCGGAGATCCCCATCGGGATTTACAGGACGGAGTCACACATGTTCGCAACCTCGGAG CCCCACGACATCAGAGCGCAG ATCTCAATCAACGTTGAGGACTGCGAGGACACGAAGGACGTCAAGGAGCACTGGGGCATCAAGACCAGCCACCACAGGAACTCGTGCTCCAGCGACCAGTCCGAGCACCCGCTGTTGCGGCGCAAGAGCATGCAGTGGGCCCGCCGGCTGAGCAGAAAGGGCAACAAACACTCCAGTAAGACGGCCGAGTGGATCAGCCAGCAGCGCCTCAGCCTCTACCGGCGCTCCGAGAGGCAGGAGCTTTCCGAGCTCGTCAAAAACCGTATGAAGCACCTGGGCTTGCCCACAACCGGCTACG AGGATGTAGCAAATTTAACAGCCAGTGATGTGATGAATCGGGTAAACCTGGGATATTTGCAAG ATGAGATGAACGACCACCAGAACACCTTGTCCTACGTCCTGATCAATCCCCCTCCGGACACGCGACTGGAGCTCAATGACATCGT GTACCTGATCCGCTCCGACCCGCTGGCCCACGTGGCCAACGATGGCCACAGCCGCAAGAGCAGCTGCAGCAACAAGCTGGGCTCCTGCAACCCCGAAACACGCGATGAGacccagctgtga
- the KCNT1 gene encoding potassium channel subfamily T member 1 isoform X4: MPFAGEERSLQGIYKPAGPAEGRAAGGAAGWTECYTNRSFVYDDGNAHRLSSPGGCGDGGGSCKSSGVILDIAALKMTELESEVLPLPPRYRFRDLLLGDQSFQSDDRVQVEFYVNENTFKERLKLFFIKNQRSSLRIRLFNFSLKLLTCLLYIVRVLLDNPEEGIGCWECEKQNYTAFNQSTKINWSHIFWVDRKMPLWAVQVSIALISFLETMLLIYLSYKGNIWEQIFRISFILEMINTVPFIITIFWPPLRNLFIPVFLNCWLAKYALENMINDLHRAIQRTQSAMFNQVLILICTLLCLVFTGTCGIQHLERAGEKLSLFKSFYFCIVTFSTVGYGDVTPKIWPSQLLVVIMICVALVVLPLQFEELVYLWMERQKSGGNYSRHRAQTEKHVVLCVSSLKIDLLMDFLNEFYAHPRLQDYYVVILCPTEMDIQVRRVLQIPLWSQRVIYLQGSALKDQDLMRAKMDNGEACFILSSRNEVDRTAADHQTILRAWAVKDFAPNCPLYVQILKPENKFHVKFADHVVCEEECKYAMLALNCVCPATSTLITLLVHTSRGQEGQESPEQWQRMYGRCSGNEVYHIRMGDSKFFMEYEGKSFTYAAFHAHKKYGVCLIGIRREENKSILLNPGPRHIMAASDTCFYINITKEENSAFIFKQEEKQKKKGFAGRGTYDGPSRLPVHSIIASMGTVAMDLQNTECRPTNSSKLALPAENGSGNRRPSIAPVLELADTSSLLPCDLLSDQSEDEMTQSDEEGSAVVEYVKGYPPNSPYIGSSPTLCHLLPEKAPFCCLRLDKGCKHNSFEDAKAYGFKNKLIIVSAETAGNGLYNFIVPLRAYYRSRKELNPIVLLLDNKPEHHFLEAICCFPMVYYMEGTIDNLDSLLQCGIIYADNLVVVDKESTMSAEEDYMADAKTIVNVQTMFRLFPSLSIITELTHPSNMRFMQFRAKDSYSLALSKLEKKERENGSNLAFMFRLPFAAGRVFSISMLDTLLYQSFVKDYMITITRLLLGLDTTPGSGYLCAMKITEDDLWIRTYGRLFQKLCSSSAEIPIGIYRTESHMFATSEPHDIRAQSQISINVEDCEDTKDVKEHWGIKTSHHRNSCSSDQSEHPLLRRKSMQWARRLSRKGNKHSSKTAEWISQQRLSLYRRSERQELSELVKNRMKHLGLPTTGYDEMNDHQNTLSYVLINPPPDTRLELNDIVYLIRSDPLAHVANDGHSRKSSCSNKLGSCNPETRDETQL; this comes from the exons GGTGCAGGTCGAGTTCTACGTCAATGAAAACACCTTCAAGGAGCGGCTGAAACTCTTCTTCATCAAAAACCAGCGATCGA GCCTGAGGATCCGGCTCTTCAACTTCTCACTGAAGCTGCTCACCTGCCTCCTGTACATCGTCCGCGTCCTGCTCGACAACCCCGAGGAGGGCATAGGCTG CTGGGAATGCGAAAAGCAGAATTACACAGCCTTCAACCAGTCCACGAAGATAAACTG GTCACACATCTTCTGGGTGGATAGGAAAATGCCACTGTGGGCTGTGCAG GTCAGCATCGCTTTAATCAGCTTTCTGGAGACCATGCTGCTCATCTATCTCAGCTACAAG GGAAACATCTGGGAACAGATTTTTCGCATTTCGTTCATCCTTGAGATGATCAACACGGTGCCATTTATTATCACG ATATTCTGGCCTCCTTTGCGGAATTTGTTCATTCCCGTGTTTCTGAACTGCTGGCTCGCCAAGTACGCCCTGGAGAACATGATT AACGACCTGCACCGTGCCATACAGAGGACCCAGTCTGCGATGTTTAACCAGGTGCTCATTCTGATCTGCACCCTCCTGTGTCTTGTTTTCACGGG GACCTGTGGCATCCAGcatttagaaagagcaggtgagAAGCTCTCCCTCTTCAAGTCCTTCTATTTCTGCATCGTCACCTTTTCCACTGTGGGCTATGGAGACGTGACACCAAAGATCTGGCCTTCCCAGCTCCTCGTCGTGATAATGATTTGTGTCGCCCTGGTTGTGCTGCCGCTCCAG TTTGAGGAGCTCGTCTACCTGTGGATGGAGCGGCAGAAGTCGGGAGGCAATTACAGCCGTCACCGTGCCCAGACAGAGAAACACGTCGTCCTTTGTGTCAGCTCCCTCAAGATCGATCTCCTCATGGACTTCCTCAACGAGTTTTACGCCCACCCGCGTCTGCAG GATTACTACGTGGTGATACTTTGCCCAACAGAGATGGACATCCAGGTGCGGCGGGTCCTGCAGATCCCTCTGTGGTCGCAGAGAGTGATTTACCTCCAGGGCTCTGCGCTGAAGGATCAGGACCTCATGAGAGCCAA GATGGACAACGGAGAAGCCTGCTTCATTCTCAGCAGCCGAAACGAGGTGGACCGCACCGCGGCG GACCACCAGACCATTCTGAGAGCCTGGGCTGTGAAAGATTTTGCTCCAAACTGTCCTCTCTATGTTCAGATCCTAAAGCCTGAAAACAAGTTTCATGTCAAGTTTGCCG ATCATGTTGTCTGTGAAGAGGAGTGCAAATACGCCATGCTGGCGCTGAACTGCGTCTGCCCTGCCACCTCCACCCTCATCACACTGCTGGTGCACACCTCTCGAGGCCA GGAGGGCCAGGAGTCCCCGGAGCAGTGGCAGCGGATGTATGGGCGCTGCTCGGGCAACGAGGTCTACCACATCCGGATGGGCGACAGCAAGTTCTTCATGGAGTATGAGGGGAAGAGCTTCACCTACGCCGCCTTCCACGCGCACAAGAA GTATGGCGTCTGCCTGATCGGCATCCGAAGGGAAGAGAACAAGAGCATCCTGCTGAACCCCGGCCCGCGGCACATCATGGCAGCGTCTGACACCTGCTTTTACATCAACATCACCAAAGAGGAGAACTCCGCTTTCATTTTCaagcaggaggagaagcagaagaagaagGGCTTTGCGGGGAGAGGCACCTACGACGGCCCATCCCGCCTGCCTGTGCACAGCATCATCGCCAGCATGG GTACAGTAGCCATGGACCTGCAAAACACAGAGTGCCGCCCCACTAACAGCAGCAAGCTGGCGCTGCCGGCGGAGAACGGCTCCGGCAACCGCCGGCCCAGCATCGCGCCCGTCCTCGAGCTGGCCGACACCTCGTCCCTGCTGCCCTGCGACCTGCTCAGCGACCAGTCGGAGGACGAGATGACACAGTCGGACGAGGAGGGGTCGGCGGTTGTGGA GTATGTGAAAGGCTACCCACCGAACTCCCCCTACATCGGGAGCTCCCCGACTCTTTGCCACCTTTTACCCGAGAAAGCCCCATTCTGCTGCCTGAGGCTGGACAAG GGCTGCAAGCACAACAGCTTTGAAGATGCCAAAGCCTACGGGTTTAAGAACAAACTGATTATCGTTTCGGCTGAGACAGCTGGGAACGGACTGTATAACTTCATTGTCCCCCTTCGTGCGTACTATCGGTCCCGCAAAGAGTTGAACCCGATTGTGTTGCTGCTGGACAACAA GCCCGAGCACCACTTTCTGGAAGCCATCTGTTGTTTCCCCATGGTTTACTACATGGAGGGTACGATCGACAA CCTGGACAGCTTGCTGCAGTGTGGCATCATCTACGCTGACAACCTGGTGGTTGTGGACAAGGAGAGCACGATGAGCGCCGAGGAGGACTACATGGCTGATGCAAAGACGATTGTCAATGTCCAGACCATGTTCAG GCTCTTCCCCAGCCTCAGCATTATCACAGAGCTGACCCACCCCTCCAACATGAGGTTCATGCAGTTCAGAGCAAAGGACAGTTACTCTCTTGCCCTTTCTAAGCTAGAAAAG AAAGAGCGAGAGAACggctccaacctggccttcatGTTCCGGCTGCCGTTCGCGGCTGGGAGGGTCTTCAGCATCAGCATGCTGGACACGCTGCTCTACCAG TCATTCGTGAAGGACTACATGATCACCATCACTCGGTTGCTGCTGGGCCTCGACACCACGCCGGGCTCCGGCTACCTCTGTGCG ATGAAGATCACTGAAGATGACCTGTGGATCCGGACGTACGGTCGGCTCTTCCAGAAGCTCTGCTCTTCCAGCGCGGAGATCCCCATCGGGATTTACAGGACGGAGTCACACATGTTCGCAACCTCGGAG CCCCACGACATCAGAGCGCAG TCACAGATCTCAATCAACGTTGAGGACTGCGAGGACACGAAGGACGTCAAGGAGCACTGGGGCATCAAGACCAGCCACCACAGGAACTCGTGCTCCAGCGACCAGTCCGAGCACCCGCTGTTGCGGCGCAAGAGCATGCAGTGGGCCCGCCGGCTGAGCAGAAAGGGCAACAAACACTCCAGTAAGACGGCCGAGTGGATCAGCCAGCAGCGCCTCAGCCTCTACCGGCGCTCCGAGAGGCAGGAGCTTTCCGAGCTCGTCAAAAACCGTATGAAGCACCTGGGCTTGCCCACAACCGGCTACG ATGAGATGAACGACCACCAGAACACCTTGTCCTACGTCCTGATCAATCCCCCTCCGGACACGCGACTGGAGCTCAATGACATCGT GTACCTGATCCGCTCCGACCCGCTGGCCCACGTGGCCAACGATGGCCACAGCCGCAAGAGCAGCTGCAGCAACAAGCTGGGCTCCTGCAACCCCGAAACACGCGATGAGacccagctgtga